DNA sequence from the Littorina saxatilis isolate snail1 linkage group LG9, US_GU_Lsax_2.0, whole genome shotgun sequence genome:
cgcggcagcgacaatttagctagagtgtgtcaaacgtgacaaccctcgaaaatggaattcacaacaatgtgaatcagtgtcaataacgcgtgtgccctccgttgtgtgccaggcattcaacacatcgttggcgcatggagtggatcaggttgcatatgaatgctctgggaactccattccactcctgctggagccattgcagcagttgacccagattggcaggaggagggtgatgttgctgtaccagacgacaaagctcgtcccacatgtgctctatggggttcaggtccgggctgttggctggccacagcatcctgttgaccctggcctgctggatgaaggtgtttacagctgcagagcgatggggaggtgcgttgtcatcctgaagaatcgcacgagggccgatcgcttggagggctggaacgaccaggggttgcaggatctcattctggtagcggacaccggtcaagttgcccactacatggtacagaggtgtccttagacgtgtgctgatccctccccagaccatcacagagcctccgccaaaacgctgtcgttccagaacagcgccttctgtgAAGCGCTCTCctcgacgcctccacactcggatgcgaccatcagcaggttccaagcaaaagcgggactcatctgtaaacaacacctgagcccactgctgacgttgccaccttacatgttgagtgcaccaggctcggcgagctgctcggtgattagcagtcagggttgttcctcggactggacgccttgcacgcaagccaaaggtgtgtaagcggtttcggatcgtctgaccactaacaacagtgttggtggtagcttgtaggcgttgcctaacgttgtttgccgtagccattctttgttgcatggcctgcctctgaatgaagcgatcctctctttgtgtggtgactctgggccgaccagaacgttgtcgctcctgcactcttccagttgcgtggaatctctgttttagtctgatgatgacagagggagccactgcaagcctcttggccacttgcctggcagcaacaccgtcttgtagccatcctattgcccttcctctatccaaatcgctcagttttcttcgtgggggcatgttgctactgtgcataattgtgtcagcgtgtcaacctttaaacacaagctggtgagcgatgttcatagccaggacccagctgttgtagcacgtgcatcacaaccttttgccctggcatgcgttccgcaaatttcatggggctataaaaaacaccctttttcttccaaaatgcagaagcttttgagaagtcccacaaagggaaataactctgcctgccaaacaaaattctaggtcaagactcattgttcatttgttaattcaaacacattaatcttttaattattatgtcaatgtttaattttttggcaattttttataattagatccgttttttcaaccgatccttaactttttttgaagagtgtataacTTTTGCTGTGACTGCAAAAGCATGATACACATGCAGTTTAAACTATTCCGTTGTTAACTTGGAATGTGCTTCTGGGTCATTTACAACTCGGAGCCCCACACAAAATTGTCTAATTTCATGTGGTCCCAAGATGCCTTGGGGTCATTTTCGTCAAACGGGTTAGTACATTGGTAAATGAACATTGAAGTAGTTCAGGTTACACAATCTGGATTGTGTTGGGCAGCACATAACATTTATATAGTAGTTTTATGTGATAGTAGTTTTATGTGATTTATTTATTCCCAAGGGGATGGCATCGATCATACACGACACATAATTGATACTATTAGTATTTCAAACATGGCATGATTTTACTAAGATGTTGGTGATCAATATCTTGTTCAGTGTTTGTTAGATAGTGTGTGTGAAAGCTTTAATTCTGATTATGATGCCTGTATAATCATCATTTTTTTGACGGTGTTTTCAGGCCAAGGAATCTTTCAGAGAGGCATACACAACCTTTCCTGCAATCATCTCCCTCAACGTTGGAGGTCACATTTACATGACGCGCCTCTCGACACTTTTGAAATACTCCGACTCCATGCTGGCAGCAATGTTTAGCGGGCGGCATCAGATTGACCAAGACAAAGACGGAAATTATTTCCTGGACAGCAACGGTGCAGTGTTTACTCACATATTAGAGTACCTAAGAAACGGCTGTCTGCCTGGGAAAGAGAACACTATGGTTGTGTACAGAGATGCAAACTATTACGGACTGAACGAACTGGTGGACAAACTGTCGCTGAGGCCAGAGATTGCCTCAATTACTGTCAAGGAGGCACAACGAGCGCAGTTTCCAAACTATGCAGAGGTCAGAGAGTTGGTGGTCCGGACGGCAATCTCCAACGCGTGTGTCAACCGCATCGGAGAGGTGAACATTCACGCTTTCCGCAAAGAGTTTATTCCGAAAGCCCACAACTTTAATGCTAGCCATCCCTGTGTGATCGACCAAGCTCACGTAGTGGTTGGTCCGTGGGACGGGCTGGCCGATGAGGAGAACTTTATCCGCTGTCTGGAGACGGATCTGCTCGAGGATGGGTACAACGTCAAGCCTCATGAGACGAAGCGCAAGTGTCGCTACTACAACGGGCAGACCTGTCAGAAGTTTGTCTTCCGAGTCAGCATTATTTTTGATTGACAATTAACTTGATCGGTAGCGCCTGAGGTCCCTGCGTGGGGTACATGACATAAGCTCGAaagacaaaagctcgaacgacaaaatctcgaacgacaaatgctcgaatggacaaatgctcgacgcgacaaaagctcgacgcgacatatgctcgaacgacgaatgctcgaatggacaaatgctcgacgcgacaaa
Encoded proteins:
- the LOC138975340 gene encoding BTB/POZ domain-containing protein KCTD7-like, which produces MKFLQSRGGHAGCIATNNMSDKSDYDSDSVEEIITVRPLPVPRLKPAQEARTFLKPHNETDSGRGSEWAKESFREAYTTFPAIISLNVGGHIYMTRLSTLLKYSDSMLAAMFSGRHQIDQDKDGNYFLDSNGAVFTHILEYLRNGCLPGKENTMVVYRDANYYGLNELVDKLSLRPEIASITVKEAQRAQFPNYAEVRELVVRTAISNACVNRIGEVNIHAFRKEFIPKAHNFNASHPCVIDQAHVVVGPWDGLADEENFIRCLETDLLEDGYNVKPHETKRKCRYYNGQTCQKFVFRVSIIFD